AAAAAGGCAGACTGATGTAAAGTGTATGCAACGTATAGTTAACGGGCTCcaacatgcaaaaacacaggTATGGTCTCTTTTAAGTATcttgaaacagaaaatgtaatatATTGATTGTGAATATAATATATATGGCCATGATATGGATTACTCTTGTATTGTATGAAGATAATATGATGACATAAATGCATATTTTGCATGcgtactgttgttgttgtttgttgcaaGTTGTACATTTTACTGTTTCCGACCTCGGTGTGTTATGATGTTTGTAAGGTGTAATGTATTCTGTTAAGCTAATTCCATTGGATGTTGTCATGCAATGACGCCCGTTCTGTCCTGTGCTTTAGTGATCTAGCGTATGTGAGTATTGAAGATATGTATAGCGTACAGTGTTCTTCCAGTTATGCACTTTGTCGGTGGTGGTGTTCGAGGGAATTTGGGGATCTTTGCACAGATGTATGAGAAAATGATACAGGAACCTAAGTTTTTTATGTTATAAAAATGGGAATGAAACTGGCTCAGATTTAGTATTGTTTGTTGATGTTCAGTCATAAgctacatttacagattttttttaaattactcttTTTAAAGGAAGCACAACGAACAAGCTGTTTTCCAGTCAGAGCCACCATTCACCTTCACAGTGAGAAACACACTGCTATGTGTTGTCATGCAAAAGAACCCTAAACTGGAAATGTTGTAACCTCTATAAAAACATCTCAGATTTCTCATGAATTTGTTCTTTCCAGTTTTGTATATTGAAATTCTTGTTTATTTACTTAATCGCCTATACACTTTCTCACTTACATGACTCAAGTTTGCACATATTGAATGTGCAGCAGATCTTCTCACGGAACAGTGTTGCAGTTCAGAGGTTAAAActaaaaatcacaaacacaTCAGTCATCCCACTCGTCGTCGTCATCGTCGTCATCTCCGCCTTCATCTTCGCTTTCACCTGAAGAACGGAACAAATATAAAGGTTTTATCACCATCATGGTACAGCTCATATATCACATGTGAAGAGACGGAGCTGGTATTCTGATATTTACCAGATGAATGGATGACTTTGCTCCTCTTCTGCATGACCATCATGAGAGCGCCAACGATGCCCTCGCCTGAGTCTGATGGTGTAGGTGGAGCTGAATCAGGAGTGTCTGTCACCTGCAAGACACGGCAGGAAAGGAAGACAAGGTTTATAATctcctaaaaatgtccaaacatgCTTTTAAATATGACACATGACAGCATGACAATCAAAAAAACTTTGCATTTATAATATACTCTTAAGGAAAAACAAGTTGCTTTACATTTCTGAGCTTCTTTCCCAGTCGGATCTGATCGAGCAAAGctcctctgctgtctcctcctcCAACGGAtgatggaggaggtggtggaagTCCtccagagacaggaggaggaggaggtgggaagGCTGTTTGAGCagggggaggtggaggaggaggaggtggaggtggcgggcctcctcctcctcctcctcctcctctgctgggTGTAGATGGGACAGGAGGAGGTGGGAAACTTGTAGAGCGCTGTTGGCtcggcggaggaggaggaggcaggttGTGGGAGGACATGGAGGACGAGCCATGAGGTCTGGAGGATGGTGGTGAAGAGAAATGAGAAGGTGATGAGTGTGCCGGTGGCGGCGGTGGTGGAGGGCCGCCTCGGCTTGTTGGAGGTGGGGGTGGTACGCCTCCACGTGGTGGAGGAGGCTGGTGGGACGGGGGTCCTCGCTGTGACTGGCCAGGGATGGGAGGCAGGGGGCCAGAGCGGCCTCGTGGGGGTGGAGGGGTCGGAGCAGAGGGACCGGAGCCCGGCAGAGGAGGCAGGGGTCCCTGTCTGCCAGGTGGAGGTGGCGGAGGTCCAGCAGCTGTGATGCAACGGAACAAGATGAACACCACAGCTCAGTCCAGGCTTTACAGCATGACATGAGCCTGTGTGGAGCAGTCGGACTGCTAAATAGATTAAAAGTAATGCAGCGTGACTCTCACCTCCTCTGTTTACCTCCCTTTTGACCGCCTCCATGCCTCCTGACTGCTCGATGACATTATAGATAAGCTGGGAGGTGTGTTCATCCTTCATGTCAGCCTCCTCGATGCCAGCTTGAGAGAGAAGCTTCAACAGGTCAGGGTCGAGGTTGTTGGGGTCGAAGCCGACATGAGAGACATGTctgagaggaaggaaaaaaaaatggaaacaatatAATGCTATTCTGTAAACATATTCTGTAAATAACATCCAAACTTAACTACATGATATCAAAGAAATACATTCACTGACTTATACACTCACTTAAACCCACTGGGTGCTCCTATATCTGCTTTAGAGAGTTTGGGGccctttttcttattctttttgtctttttttcctttgccAGACAGAATTGAGGTAGCAGCAGGTGAAGGCATCGAGCGATAGCGTGAAGACTGGATATCTGGGTTCTGGATATCCACTGTGGCCATGTGGAAGGAACCAGGCCCTCCAGATCCTGTTTTTAGAGGAATCACAGAGCACATATTGGTTAGTATGTTCTTATTATTGAACTTAAAACATCATCAGCATCAAGTTACAGTGGAGACATGATGAGGTGAAGCACCTTTTTCTGGTGGGAGCCGAGGCAGAGAACCTCTGTCTACAGTgacaggaaaagagagagaaaaaaaaatcacatttaacttCATAGTTTGCGACCcgtttaaaagtagaaaaatgcagttcttgAACTTAGTGCTTTCTCACCATTGGTCGGCAGAGGGCGCTGTTTCTTTTCTGCAAATAGGAAGAGAGAAACCATTTTGCACCAGAGCACAtttacacagctaaagtcagtGGTATTTAGAACCTTTACGTAAATAAAAGTGGCAATATTGCAGTGCAAAaagactgtttaaaaaaaaaaaagagtacaaAATAAAGATCAACATAAGCGTCAAACACCTAAAGGAAAAGTACTCTTTATACAGTATGACCACTTTCAGAGTcctatattttatattattagaTTATAATTATGATCCATTGATATGTGCATCATGCTGGAgcttattttaataattttatataCTGCCAGATACCTTAACCTATAATAATGCAGCTTCATTTATTATTTGATGTATGTTTTATATtaattatttgattaaaaaatagcTACTAACTAAATCTTTTgaataaatgtagtggagtacaAAATTGAATATTTGCCTCTAAAATATAATGGAATAGAAGCACAAAGTAGCACAACATGGAAATATTTAAGTAGAAGTACAGCACAtaagtaaatgtttttagttGCTTTCCACTTCAGGCTCCTTCAAATCAATAAGCTGCCATGCCATTTATGTTTTAAGACAATTTTCAACAATATTTAATCAGTCTGTCAGGATTTATAAGAATTTTAAAGAATATCTCAAGAATACAATGTCTGCAGTGGTCTACTTAAAGATAAAGactttagcaaaaaaaatatgcCTTATTCAAGCTGATCTAAACAGTTTTCCACAATGTTTTTCCACAGTCCAAATAATACACAAGAACATAGCCTATGCAGAAAGATACTGCAATTATGCACtataatttcaaaaatgttattCTTGCTGTCCAACTCTAAAAATGTTCATCAAAGTGGAGGCTGTACCCTCACTGACCTTGACGGTTGTTTCTCTGGTTGATTTTCTCCTCGACAGCGTTTTGGAAGGCCTCTGCTTCCTGTCGCTCACAGAAGTTCAGCCCCACTTGACAGTCCTACATTGTGCAGTAAGTGCAACAGAGATCAAACACAAGCGTCTCTTCAACAGCGCTTGATGACCATCTGTGACCTACaatgataatttaaaaaaaaacccttgcGTCACAGCTAGAAGTGCCTGCAGGGGTTCAAATAAGGGTGTGCTTACATCTGCAGGGAAGGTATGAAAGAACGGCTGTGGTGAGGAGTAAACAATCTGGTTGTAAAGCTCCTGCTCCCAAACCAGTCTCCCTGCCTGTGGAAAAACATCATTCACAGCTCAGACTCTCAGTATTACTCATGTAATGTTTGAGTCATAGTTTAATGGCCTTCAGATAGACAACATATTCTCAGTAATTAGATCATCATCTAAAAGGGTGTTGTTACAAGGATTCCTGGTGCATTATCTGGGAGGTTACCTTCAAATCAAACATCCGGATGAAGTACGAGCGCTGAGGGTTGTCTTTGACGAAGCAAACCACTCCAGTGTGCTGCAGGCTCCACACGGATGGACTGTGAGGCAGAGCCATGAACAACTGTGCGACTGCGGTGGCCATGgactaaaacacacagacaaaacagtTCAGTGCTGATAGGATACTTGAGAGCACTTTATTACAGTTCACATGTAAATTTCCAGTTTCACGGGGAAGATTAACTTCCTCATTGCTTTCATTTACTCAGATAAGCTCCTAAAGTCTTGtgatgctcttttttttccatcagcaACTGTTTAAATGATTGAAATCAGCAGCCTGTGGTAGTCTAGTGTTTTGCTGTTATACCAGTCAGCTACAGCTACAGAGTGTTTACCTCAGAGGGGAGTCAGAAACAAAGCAACTTCTGCTCTACTGTTAGAGTAAACTGTTAAGAGTATCTAATTCTGACAGCAGAGGAAGAAATGGTTCAGCCACCATTTCCTGTTACTGCTACCTCCTTTTTGATGACCTAATGTCAGCTAGTATTTTAAACGGCATTTATGTCGACATACATTAGATTTGCTCGAGgaacataatttttaaaaagaaaatacaggttATCCAATGGAGTGAAATAGtttaaatgaaataagaaaCTAACAAAAGGCAGTTGAGGAAAGGATGCAGCTTCAACACTGATGTTAGCAGAGATAGATATAGGAGGCAACGGTCCTCAACTCATTTAGCTCTTAACTGTAcacatttacagtttaaaaGCAAGAGAGAGAATTCTTTGAGGGAAACTGAATTTGAAAGTTTTATGTAGCAGTCAGTACATCCTGCGCTGTCATGTATACATTGTCCTTTCAGTTTTAGAGAAAATCTCTTATCAGAACTGCCACAAGTAAAGACAGATGAAGCAGAACATTGGTTATCAGTCCCACAGTGGTCAATCCCCTCCCAGGTCAGCTCAGAACTTACAGCACACCTTCTgcccagcagctcctccacctTCTCATTCTCCTGAAGGCTCAGCAGAGAGCTCGGTACGCTGTCCGTTTTACTTTTAGATCCTCGGCTCATGGTCCTCTCATAAACCTCTCAGGTTATCTCAAATTAAATTGCATTGAGCATTTGAAAAAGCGTCCTCGCCACTCTGTCAGAAGTCAGCTCTACAGTCAAGGAAGTTTCTCTTCTCTGTTCTGCTCTGTGCACACACCAGCTCAAAGCAGGAAACGGACAACCACACTTCTCTAACCCCCACTTTTCTTCTTTCACTCAGACGACGAGCACAAACGAATGTGTTACTTCCATTTTCAGGAGGAGGCAACTCACTGTGGTACATCTCCTGCTGTGAGTACATTCATTTTATCAACTCCTTATTTGAattaaaaagcaacacaaaacacacttacaaatgaaagacattttattgacaacattcaaattaatttaaaaatgtacatgatGAATAACAAAGTTTTATTTAGTcaaattttaaagacaaaaaagagactcCATTCTTTTTAACTTAATATTACTCAACATACTGAATAGTTTCTGGGACGgctgaaacaaacacagcattTCTAACACTGCTGATGTTTTAATGCACAATTTTGAATTGGCTTTTTGCCGAACGTGGTAAAAAAATAGTGTGTTACACTCTCTCTTAATGCAATACAATAAATATAGTCTTTGGTTTGCAGCTCGGGATGTTCAGGCTCACATCAAAACTTTGCATTGTACAAATCacctctctgtgtctgtttacATGATTGTCAGTAATTGTGTGGTTAACCTTCATGAACAGCAGCAAAATCCCACAAATTGCATCATATTTGTTGGATTTGTGGGCAGCTCAGATTCAGCTCTGAGGAGGTGGACCTCTATATCACTGATGTTacgtgtcaaaaaaaaaaaacaagattactTCACATTAAGCACATTAGTTAAATTCCAGGTAAGAGTCACAGAAAATTGCATTTTGATTGAATGAAATTATTTATGTATGACTGCTGCTCACTGAATCTGTCAAGTTTTAGGGAAATTTGAGGAACACTGCAGTGGCAAGTTTGACCGTTTTCAAACTgcgactgatgaagaaacaaactgaaatgtctaGTTTTGTTTGATCAAGAACAAACACCTGGGAAAAGGAAAGGATTGCCTCACAACTCTGCCAAATAAAGGTCCTGTATAATCTGAGATGTAGGGAAGTAGAGTAGAAGGATGTCGGCAGTGACAGAGCTATTCCAAGGAACTGTACACATCCATACTCTAAAATGGGATTTCCATTTTAGTCACGATGTTCCCATTCATCCTTTTGCTGCACATGACCCCAAGACAGGTTTGATTCATTACGAACACATTACTTTGTATTTTCATACATCTGTGTCCTCTCCTCCTTTATAGGACAATGTTTTTCTGCCCCATCATATGgtgaaatatttcctttttttttcttttaagcgGGTGAAGGTCCTTCACACATCCTCCGCATTGTGGAGCCAAACTTTCCTGTTCGGCTTTAGGATGAGAACTTTGCAGATTGGGGTAATTTAATGAGAGGGAGAGTTTAGGTTCACATTCTGCTTGTAGTACCTCCGTTCACTCATGGCGGCTAGTGCCCACCTCCACTCCGAGACTCTCCGGTCACCCAGTCAATGATAATAAATGACAAACTCATGATCATGAAGATGAATCCCAATGCAGCGAAGCACGCGGCctgcaagaaaacaacatcTATATCAAGAACGCATGATGTTTAAACGACCCAGAAAAACATTGGATCGGCAAAGGAGCTGATCTGTACCTGAATCTTAGGTCTTGACTTCATAGGCTCTTGTTCTTCAGGAACAATTCGGATGTAGAAGATTCCGGGTAGGATGAAAATTAGGCTTGGGGCGGATGTGGCTCCTGCAGATGATGAGAAAGATGTTAGTTTATTTAAGGTTGGACGCAGCTTGTCATTACACAGTTTATAGGAGATACAGTTCACATCATAGCCCAACATATTCTCTCTGTGTAAACTTACCAATTAGGCCGAAGATGTCACGGATAGAGGGCACGAATATTACTAGCAGGTTGACCAGGAAGATGAGGCAAAACGCAATGGAGATGTGTCGGGCCCAGTGGAAAGGTTTGTCAGGGAACAAAATCTGAAGCAAGGCCCTGCGAATCTGCACACATACAGGAAGGAAAGAGGAAGAATGTCATATCTTTTTGTTACAAATAAGATACCAAGCGTCAACACTGATACTCACTAAGGTGAGACTGAAGTGTTATAGAAGCTGTTTTTTAAAGCCACGTGTTAAATTAAGTCCGACATGCATCAActagttgacattttagcagGGAATTTCTGTGACTTGCTAAAGGCAAAATACCTGCTTTGAAATGTTGTGGTG
The window above is part of the Acanthochromis polyacanthus isolate Apoly-LR-REF ecotype Palm Island chromosome 6, KAUST_Apoly_ChrSc, whole genome shotgun sequence genome. Proteins encoded here:
- the wasb gene encoding WASP actin nucleation promoting factor b isoform X1, with translation MSRGSKSKTDSVPSSLLSLQENEKVEELLGRRCASMATAVAQLFMALPHSPSVWSLQHTGVVCFVKDNPQRSYFIRMFDLKAGRLVWEQELYNQIVYSSPQPFFHTFPADDCQVGLNFCERQEAEAFQNAVEEKINQRNNRQEKKQRPLPTNDRGSLPRLPPEKGSGGPGSFHMATVDIQNPDIQSSRYRSMPSPAATSILSGKGKKDKKNKKKGPKLSKADIGAPSGFKHVSHVGFDPNNLDPDLLKLLSQAGIEEADMKDEHTSQLIYNVIEQSGGMEAVKREVNRGAAGPPPPPPGRQGPLPPLPGSGPSAPTPPPPRGRSGPLPPIPGQSQRGPPSHQPPPPRGGVPPPPPTSRGGPPPPPPPAHSSPSHFSSPPSSRPHGSSSMSSHNLPPPPPPSQQRSTSFPPPPVPSTPSRGGGGGGGGPPPPPPPPPPPPAQTAFPPPPPPVSGGLPPPPPSSVGGGDSRGALLDQIRLGKKLRNVTDTPDSAPPTPSDSGEGIVGALMMVMQKRSKVIHSSGESEDEGGDDDDDDDEWDD
- the wasb gene encoding WASP actin nucleation promoting factor b isoform X2 produces the protein MATAVAQLFMALPHSPSVWSLQHTGVVCFVKDNPQRSYFIRMFDLKAGRLVWEQELYNQIVYSSPQPFFHTFPADDCQVGLNFCERQEAEAFQNAVEEKINQRNNRQEKKQRPLPTNDRGSLPRLPPEKGSGGPGSFHMATVDIQNPDIQSSRYRSMPSPAATSILSGKGKKDKKNKKKGPKLSKADIGAPSGFKHVSHVGFDPNNLDPDLLKLLSQAGIEEADMKDEHTSQLIYNVIEQSGGMEAVKREVNRGAAGPPPPPPGRQGPLPPLPGSGPSAPTPPPPRGRSGPLPPIPGQSQRGPPSHQPPPPRGGVPPPPPTSRGGPPPPPPPAHSSPSHFSSPPSSRPHGSSSMSSHNLPPPPPPSQQRSTSFPPPPVPSTPSRGGGGGGGGPPPPPPPPPPPPAQTAFPPPPPPVSGGLPPPPPSSVGGGDSRGALLDQIRLGKKLRNVTDTPDSAPPTPSDSGEGIVGALMMVMQKRSKVIHSSGESEDEGGDDDDDDDEWDD